The genomic segment CGCATACCTGGTCCATCGTGCGTGGTTCCACGGTGGATATCAAATACCAACCCCTGAATCTTTGGGCTTAAAAATCTATCCATACTTAAATTGCCTCATAATTCACGCGTGCTACAAACTCTTTTTGGAATTCCCGATCCATTACAACAAAATGTGCGCTATATCCTGTAACCTTGACAACAATATCAGCATATTCCGGATTAGTGGGATCGGCCAAAGCTTTCTTGAGCTTTTCTAAATCTATAACGTTAAAATTAATTTGTATGCCGCCATTTTTCATAAAAGCCTTGGAGAACCGTTCAATATATTGACCTTTATTGTCTTTGCCGTCAAAAAATTTCGGCTGTAATTCTATTTGCAGCGAACCACCTTGGTATTTACGGAAAGGAACTTTTAAAAGACTTTTTGCAGTTGCCGTCAGTCCGTTTCCGTTTCTACCATGCATTGGATTGCAACCATGAGCAATAGGTTCTTCCGCCAAGCGGCCATCGGCAGTCGCACCCAACATAGGACCAGCATAAGTGTGACCCATATACTGAAACAAAGATGCGCGGAAGCTAAAGCCTTTGATATTATGTTGAGCCGCAAGTGTTGCACGAATATTCTCTGCAACACGTTGGTAAATCAAATCGACGCCATCTAAATCATTACCGAATTTCTCTTGCTTAAGCATTGTCTGCCGCATTACTTCCTGGTCGCTCCAGTTATCGGCAATTGCTTTATTCAGTTGAGCTATAGTATATTTTTTTTGTTTAAAGATTACTTTCTGAATGGCATAAATGGAATCCACGACATTAGGCACACCCAATACATTCACAGAAGTGTACGCATTGTTTACGCCGCCGATGGAGGTTACGTCCAAGCCTTTTTCAATGCAGCCTTTCATGCAGAGGGAGGTTACCATTTCGGGCCATACCTTATCTTGCCACTCATAAACTTTGTTTTTGAAATAAGCAAATGCGCTTGCGGTTTTTTCCACTTCTTCTGTGTATGCAGACCAAAATTGCTCAAAATCTATATATTCTTCTTTTTCTGCACGCTGCATGGCACGTTGCAGTGGAACTGGTAATACAAAGCTATTTAAGTCGTGATCACAATACTCGCTTCCAACTGCACAATACCACTGACAACCACTATATGACATATTCCAAGCATCATCCCAACAGTATCCACTATACAATTCAGAATCACGCATGACATCATAGCTGACAAGAGTAGGTACTCCGCAACCGTTTCGCGTTACAACATCACAGGCATAGGAATAGTAAGCCGGATCTATATCGTCATGCCACATAACTCCCAAGTGATTATAACCACCAATCATATCATAGGCTTCTAATCCGATCCAACTCATTTCATTTGTTGCATCGCTTCCATCACGGTTTCTACCACCAAAGGAGAAATAGTTTCCACCGTATTTGAGGTAAAGCTCAGCTATCAAATTGCGTGCATCATCACGAGAGATTCTACCGCTTTTCAAATCTGATTTATAAAAATCAATTAGAAGCTGATCTAGGCGGCCATAACCATTACCATGTCCATTGATACGTTCTACGACCTGGAAAAACTGAATCCATTGAACCGCTTGTTCGAAGGTTTCTGGTTTTCCAACAGCTAACTGCTGCATATTTTTTGCAATTTTTTGGTACAGTGCTTTTTGTTCTGTGTTACTTTCATTTTCTGAAAGGTTTATAGCTCGTTTGGCATGGCGTTCAGCAAAACGAATAATGGCCTCTACCACTATCACCTGTGCCTTAAGGTATGTAACTCGCTGTTCATTGCCTAAACTCTGCCATTTAGCAAGGCTTTTTCTTACATCTTCCAGAAGCCCTGACCAGCCACGAGATAGCCCTATTGAAAGATCTGGACAAGTATGTGCTAAGCTGGTACCCCCAGCACCTAATACACGCAAATCAAATCCTAGTCCGTGAACCTCTTCAGGATAAATAAAATTTCGAGCCTCATCCAACTGCCAATGAAATTCACCTACGATTGTTTCGTCGGGATATACTTCCGCTGGGCTATGGTCAAGAAAAAACGCATAATCCGTTGCCCAATTGGTGACAGAGTACTCAAACCCATTGATTTTAGAGGGCATTTGGTCAGCGTATGGAAAGGGCTTGCCATTATCTACACGGCAATTGTGATCTCCTACATTAATCCGTTCGTCATCTCCAAGCGCCAACTCTCCAGTTGCCGGTGAAAAACCGGCACAATGCCCAGACCAGTGATATACCAAAAACTCGGGATTATCCACAAGAACATTTCTTTTTCCACTTTTCGACAAATCGGTGCTACGCTTACGCAAGCGCTGAATTCGTTCGTTAGCAGGAAATTTTTCGTTAATTAGTAGCATAAATTATGCTCCTTTCGGTAAAATTGGGTTGCAAAAAGCGCACCTCAGCTATTATAAACCGGTGTGCGCTTCCTCTACTTATTACTTAATTAGACTTTCTGCGGCGGAAGCAATCAATACCTACAGAAATGATAATAATGATACCTATGATAATTTGCTGATAATAAGAGGAAAGAGCAAGAATATTCATACCGTTACGAATAACCTGCACAATTAGAACTCCTATCAGCGTACCCCAAATGCTTCCAACACCACCGCTCATAGAAGCACCACCTATTGCAACCCCTGCTACCGCCTCTAGTTCATAACCTTGACCAACAATAGGAGTAGAACCATTCATGCGTCCTGTTACAATAATGGCTGCGATGGCACACATAATGCCGCTGAGGATATAAATAGAAATTTTTGTGCGATCTACTTTTATTCCAGAAAGTTTTGCTGCTTTTTCATTATCACCAATTGCATAGGCATGCATACCAAAACTTGTCTTTTTAAATACAAACCAAGCTACAAGATAAAGCAAGACCAAAAGAATAATTGCAAATGGAATTGCACCCAAATATTCTGCGCCTAGCCAACCAATAGATCTAGGAACACCGTAGATACCAGAGCCATCTACCCACTCCAATGCAACTCCACGCCAAAGCATCATAGCACCCATTGTAACAATGAAAGGCGGCATATTGATTTTAGAAATAAGAAAACCTGACAAAGCACCGCACAGAGCTCCAATGCCAAAGCAAGCAAGTACGGCGAAAAAAGAAGGTACACCTTTATTTACTACTAAATCTCCCATAACGGTACAACAAAGTGCCATTACAGATCCAACTGACAAATCAATTCCACCAGAGAAGATAACAAACGACATTCCAACTGCTAGAACACCTATTACAGACGCTTGCAAAATAACATTAATAAGGTTTTTAGGGGTCAAAAAATTAGGATTAAGAAAGCTCATTCCAATACTAAGCAATACCAATACGCCAAATGTAACAATCTGTGTCATATTTCTTTTGCTAAACTGTGTAAGGGCAGAGTTCTTTTCCGCAGTTTTTTCTTTTATAAGCTGTGCCATTACAATACACCTCCGGATGCCAATTTCAAGATTTTCTCCTGTGTTGCTTCTCTTCTTTGAAGCTCACCTTGGAGTTTATGCTCATACATCACCAAAATCCGATCACTCATTGCGAGCAATTCCGGCAGCTCAGATGAGATCATAATAATGCCATAGCCTTTTTCCACCAATTCACTCATCAGCTGGTATACTTCTACTTTTGCTCCAACATCAATACCACGCGTAGGTTCATCAAGGATAACAATTTTACTATCAGAAGCAATCCACTTTGCTAATACAACTTTCTGTTGATTTCCACCAGATAACTTTCGTACTTGCTGTGTGATTTCAGGGGTAACAATGCGTAAATCCTTTACCAATCCTTGCACGAGCCTGTTGCACATGCTCGTGCTTCTAACACCGGCTTTACGTACCTTTTGAAAGCAGGTAGCAATCACATTATCTGTAATGCTCATTCCTTGCATAAGGCCTTCCGTTTTTCTGTCTTCTGGCGCAAATCCAATTTTATTGCGTATTGCATCCAAAGGTGATTTTATAGATACTTTTTTTCCTTCCACATAAATATCACCAGTAGCATCACTGTCAGCACCGAAAATAATTTTAGCTGTTTCGGTACGTCCTGCGCCTACTAACCCCGCAACGCCTAAAATTTCACCTGCGTGCAAAGTGAAAGATACATCCTCAACCTTGCCCTTACTATGTAGATGTTCTACTCGTAACAACTCTGAACCAATACTTACTTGTGCTTTGGGAAATTGATTATCAATACTGCGACCAACCATTAAACGAATCAGATAATCCTTGTCGAATGATGCTTGATCTACATCAACTGTTTCTACATAGGTGCCATCACGCAAAACAGTTATTCTATCTCCAATTTCTCGTATTTCTTCCAATCTGTGAGAAATATAAATCACTGCAACATTTTGTTTTTTCAAACGCTGCACTACCTCAAATAATTTGGTAATCTCCTCATTTGTTAAAACAGCAGTGGGTTCATCTAAAATTAGTATGCGTGCATTTGCTGCCAAAGCTTTTGCTATCTCAACAAGCTGCTGTACAGCAACGCCACATGTTCCTACTTTTGTATTTGGATCTAAGGAAGCACCTACCATTTCCAAATACTTTTTACTCTCTTTTTCCATAGTCGATTTGTCAAGTAAGCCCATTTTTTTCATCTTCATTGGTTCTTTTCCCATAAAGATGTTTTCTGCAACAGTAAGATGAGGCATTAGGTTAAATTCTTGATAAACAACTCCGATTCCCATAGCCTGTGAGTCTAACGGGCTCTTGATTGTAACTGGTTCTCCATCTAAATACACCTGTCCTTCATCTAGCAGGTAAGCACCGGTAATTACTTTTATTAATGTGGATTTCCCCGCGCCATTCTCGCCGAGCAAAACATGTACTTCGCCTGCACGCAATTGCAACTGCACATTGTCCAGCGCCAAAACACCGGGAAAACGTTTGGTGATATTTTTAAGTTCAAGAACATACTCGCTTGTGCTTTGTACGCTCATGCAAATTCTCCTCGCTTTGTTCTATAATATTATTCATAGTAGTTGCAAGGGAAAGTATGAAACTCCCCCTTGCAACAAACCTTACTGCATTTAGTTGAGCACAACACCCATTTGCTTAGCATAGTTAGCAACATTTTCTGCAGTTACCATAGTAGTTCCGGTATCAATATTTTTTCTAATACTTTCGCCCTTTATTGCCGCATAAGCAGTCATGATAGCTGTATATCCCATATTAGAGGGATTTTGTGCAATATCGCCCTTAAAAATGGGATCATCTGCGTTCATCAATTTGAGTGATTCTTCATAGCAATCAAATCCACAAAGAACAACATCATCACGACCTTCTTGCTTCAAAACCTTGTGCATAGCAAGGGCAGCACCGTCCCAAGCTGCATATCCAGCTTTCACATCGGCATTTGCCGCTAATGCAGCTTCAAAACCGGACAGAGCTTTTTGGTCATCCCAGTCACCAGTAACCTCTACAACATTCACCTTATCGCCATAAGTA from the Hydrogenoanaerobacterium saccharovorans genome contains:
- a CDS encoding pyruvate formate lyase family protein, whose translation is MLLINEKFPANERIQRLRKRSTDLSKSGKRNVLVDNPEFLVYHWSGHCAGFSPATGELALGDDERINVGDHNCRVDNGKPFPYADQMPSKINGFEYSVTNWATDYAFFLDHSPAEVYPDETIVGEFHWQLDEARNFIYPEEVHGLGFDLRVLGAGGTSLAHTCPDLSIGLSRGWSGLLEDVRKSLAKWQSLGNEQRVTYLKAQVIVVEAIIRFAERHAKRAINLSENESNTEQKALYQKIAKNMQQLAVGKPETFEQAVQWIQFFQVVERINGHGNGYGRLDQLLIDFYKSDLKSGRISRDDARNLIAELYLKYGGNYFSFGGRNRDGSDATNEMSWIGLEAYDMIGGYNHLGVMWHDDIDPAYYSYACDVVTRNGCGVPTLVSYDVMRDSELYSGYCWDDAWNMSYSGCQWYCAVGSEYCDHDLNSFVLPVPLQRAMQRAEKEEYIDFEQFWSAYTEEVEKTASAFAYFKNKVYEWQDKVWPEMVTSLCMKGCIEKGLDVTSIGGVNNAYTSVNVLGVPNVVDSIYAIQKVIFKQKKYTIAQLNKAIADNWSDQEVMRQTMLKQEKFGNDLDGVDLIYQRVAENIRATLAAQHNIKGFSFRASLFQYMGHTYAGPMLGATADGRLAEEPIAHGCNPMHGRNGNGLTATAKSLLKVPFRKYQGGSLQIELQPKFFDGKDNKGQYIERFSKAFMKNGGIQINFNVIDLEKLKKALADPTNPEYADIVVKVTGYSAHFVVMDREFQKEFVARVNYEAI
- a CDS encoding ABC transporter permease encodes the protein MAQLIKEKTAEKNSALTQFSKRNMTQIVTFGVLVLLSIGMSFLNPNFLTPKNLINVILQASVIGVLAVGMSFVIFSGGIDLSVGSVMALCCTVMGDLVVNKGVPSFFAVLACFGIGALCGALSGFLISKINMPPFIVTMGAMMLWRGVALEWVDGSGIYGVPRSIGWLGAEYLGAIPFAIILLVLLYLVAWFVFKKTSFGMHAYAIGDNEKAAKLSGIKVDRTKISIYILSGIMCAIAAIIVTGRMNGSTPIVGQGYELEAVAGVAIGGASMSGGVGSIWGTLIGVLIVQVIRNGMNILALSSYYQQIIIGIIIIISVGIDCFRRRKSN
- a CDS encoding sugar ABC transporter ATP-binding protein translates to MSVQSTSEYVLELKNITKRFPGVLALDNVQLQLRAGEVHVLLGENGAGKSTLIKVITGAYLLDEGQVYLDGEPVTIKSPLDSQAMGIGVVYQEFNLMPHLTVAENIFMGKEPMKMKKMGLLDKSTMEKESKKYLEMVGASLDPNTKVGTCGVAVQQLVEIAKALAANARILILDEPTAVLTNEEITKLFEVVQRLKKQNVAVIYISHRLEEIREIGDRITVLRDGTYVETVDVDQASFDKDYLIRLMVGRSIDNQFPKAQVSIGSELLRVEHLHSKGKVEDVSFTLHAGEILGVAGLVGAGRTETAKIIFGADSDATGDIYVEGKKVSIKSPLDAIRNKIGFAPEDRKTEGLMQGMSITDNVIATCFQKVRKAGVRSTSMCNRLVQGLVKDLRIVTPEITQQVRKLSGGNQQKVVLAKWIASDSKIVILDEPTRGIDVGAKVEVYQLMSELVEKGYGIIMISSELPELLAMSDRILVMYEHKLQGELQRREATQEKILKLASGGVL